From one Brevibacterium sp. 'Marine' genomic stretch:
- a CDS encoding virulence protein RhuM/Fic/DOC family protein, translating to MSNSIELYTTADGDTALEVRTDSDTVWLTRHQLSHLFGRDVKTIGKHINNALREELDGEPTVAKFATVQKEGARTVTRMVEHYSLDMVLSVGFRVKSSEGVRFRRWANDVLHRYAIEGAAVNQRRLSELGKIVSVLTRSQDELVAGVADVLSTYLPSLTMLRDYDEGNLSSKSSSVPGWELTLEEARRIIGGLSLAFPDDKLLGRERGDALGAVIGAIYQGFGDHELYPTVEEKAAHLLYFVVKDHPLSDGNKRSAAALFVTFLDRNGALIDPDGNRRVDNNALAAMTLLVAMSEPSEKELMIALVIRMIVSERQ from the coding sequence ATGAGCAATTCGATTGAGCTGTATACGACCGCTGACGGTGACACCGCGCTCGAGGTGCGCACTGATTCCGATACCGTTTGGCTGACACGGCATCAGCTTTCGCATCTGTTCGGACGTGATGTGAAGACGATCGGCAAACATATCAACAACGCTCTGCGGGAGGAACTCGACGGTGAGCCAACTGTCGCAAAATTTGCGACAGTTCAAAAAGAAGGCGCCCGAACCGTCACACGTATGGTTGAGCACTACAGCCTCGACATGGTCCTGTCGGTGGGATTTCGAGTGAAGTCGTCGGAAGGAGTGCGATTTCGCCGTTGGGCAAACGATGTCCTTCATCGCTATGCGATCGAAGGAGCCGCCGTCAACCAACGGCGGTTGTCAGAATTGGGAAAGATTGTCAGCGTGCTGACGAGGTCGCAGGACGAATTGGTTGCGGGGGTTGCCGACGTACTGTCAACGTACCTGCCGAGTCTCACCATGCTCAGAGATTATGACGAAGGAAACTTGTCGTCGAAATCGAGCTCCGTGCCTGGATGGGAATTGACCCTGGAAGAAGCACGCAGAATCATCGGCGGACTGTCATTGGCATTTCCCGACGATAAATTGCTGGGGAGGGAACGAGGCGATGCTCTAGGGGCTGTCATCGGGGCGATCTATCAGGGGTTCGGAGACCACGAACTCTATCCGACCGTCGAAGAGAAGGCGGCCCACTTGCTCTACTTCGTCGTCAAAGACCACCCCCTCTCCGACGGCAACAAGCGCAGCGCCGCGGCGCTGTTCGTCACCTTCCTTGACCGCAACGGCGCGCTGATCGACCCCGATGGCAACAGGCGAGTCGACAACAATGCGCTGGCAGCGATGACGCTGCTGGTCGCGATGAGTGAACCTTCCGAGAAGGAACTGATGATCGCGCTCGTCATCCGTATGATCGTCTCAGAAAGACAGTGA